A single Candidatus Omnitrophota bacterium DNA region contains:
- the cmk gene encoding (d)CMP kinase has translation MGNKSPRTLVIAIDGPAGSGKSTVSKLIAKKLGILYVDTGAMYRALTLKAMRERIDLKDEDALVSLARSTGIDLGEGAGRLRVLLDGEDVAGLIRTPELTANIKYIARVPGVRHEMVRLQRAIGKRQGAVLEGRDIGTVVFPDADHKFYLDASVKERARRRHRELLESGEKVSVEEIEKDIVVRDESDIKREVGALKKADDAVLIDTTGLTINEVVEKILSHIPDTLYPIP, from the coding sequence ATGGGAAATAAGAGCCCGCGGACGCTCGTGATAGCAATAGACGGGCCTGCGGGGAGCGGAAAGAGCACCGTCTCCAAGCTTATAGCTAAAAAGCTCGGCATACTGTATGTAGACACAGGGGCCATGTACAGGGCGCTTACCCTTAAGGCGATGCGGGAACGTATAGACCTCAAAGATGAAGATGCCCTGGTATCATTGGCCCGTTCCACCGGCATAGACCTTGGCGAAGGGGCCGGGCGCCTCAGGGTGCTGCTTGACGGAGAAGACGTGGCGGGCCTCATACGCACGCCGGAACTGACCGCAAATATAAAGTACATAGCGCGGGTGCCGGGGGTGAGGCACGAGATGGTGAGACTCCAGCGCGCCATAGGCAAACGGCAGGGCGCCGTCCTGGAGGGAAGGGATATAGGCACGGTCGTATTCCCGGACGCCGACCATAAATTCTATCTTGACGCAAGCGTCAAAGAGAGGGCCAGGCGCAGGCACAGGGAGTTGCTTGAGTCCGGCGAAAAGGTCAGCGTTGAGGAGATAGAGAAAGATATAGTCGTAAGGGACGAATCGGACATAAAGAGGGAGGTCGGCGCGCTCAAAAAGGCCGACGACGCCGTTCTCATCGATACGACGGGCCTCACGATAAATGAGGTAGTAGAGAAGATATTAAGTCATATACCCGATACCCTATACCCTATACCCTGA